One part of the Alligator mississippiensis isolate rAllMis1 chromosome 3, rAllMis1, whole genome shotgun sequence genome encodes these proteins:
- the ARK2N gene encoding protein ARK2N isoform X3, which translates to MKMEAVGKAEELIDTEVPPKISAKQEAAPDEDGPIELETHAQKDGAPIVADSTVLSSMPCLLTELRRDSSESQLASTESDKPTAGRVYESDSSNHCMLSPSSSGHLADSDTLSSTEENEPCPAEATVEGDTSGVSGAAVGRKSRRSRSESETSTMAAKKNRQSSDKQNGRVAKVKGHRSQKHKERIRLLRQKREAAARKKYNLLQDSSTSDSDLTCDSSTSSSDDDEEVSGSSKTITAEIPAGFSRAGGSGGATREIPGLLDRGTVWDRNCIGNVLEEAMNCFAEMQRQTEEKFRMWIEKLTRLDTDEESKQQLEPREPKMHLVGQRIPPTTQSGAFMQMPDSQVLPQQSFNSYAGYQNVDTTLEFPVTFNNNFPPIFPENGNIAEHDLNQS; encoded by the exons ATGAAGATGGAGGCAGTGGGAAAAGCAGAAGAACTCATTGACACTGAAGTCCCACCGAAAATCTCTGCAAAACAAGAGGCAGCTCCTGACGAAGATGGACCTATAGAATTAGAGACACATGCTCAGAAAGATGGTGCACCCATTGTAGCAGATTCGACAGTGCTGTCTTCAATGCCTTGCTTGCTGACGGAACTGAGACGAGATTCCTCAGAGTCTCAGCTAGCATCCACAGAGAGTGATAAGCCAACAGCAGGCAGAGTTTATGAAAGTGACTCTTCTAATCATTGCATGCTTTCCCCTTCTTCTAGTGGgcatttggctgattcagatacACTATCTTCTACAGAAGAGAACGAGCCCTGTCCAGCAGAAGCTACTGTAGAAGGAGACACTTCTGGAGTGTCTGGGGCTGCAGTTGGGCGGAAATCCAGACGATCCAGGTCTGAAAGTGAAACGTCAACAATGGCTGCCAAGAAAAACCGACAGTCTAGTGATAAACAGAATGGTCGAGTCGCTAAGGTGAAAGGTCATCGGAGCCAAAAGCACAAAGAGAGAATCCGGTTATTAAGACAGAAACGGGAAGCAGCTGCTCGCAAGAAGTACAACCTGCTGCAGGACAGCAGTACCAGTGATAGCGACCTGACCTGTGACTCGAGCACGAGTTCATCAGATGATGATGAAGAGGTTTCAGGGAGCAGCAAGACAATCACTGCAGAGATACCAG CTGGCTTCAGTCGTGCTGGGGGATCTGGAGGAGCGACCAGGGAAATTCCAGGATTGCTTGACAGGGGCACCGTGTGGGATAGGAACTGCATAGGCAATGTCCTGGAAGAGGCCATGAACTGCTTTGCCGAGATGCAGAGGCAGACAGAGGAGAAATTTCGCATGTGGATAGAAAAGCTAACCCGTCTTGACACGGACGAAGAAAGCAAGCAGCAACTGGAGCCCAGGGAACCTAAAATGCACCTAGTTGGCCAAAGAATTCCCCCTACCACGCAGTCAGGGGCATTCATGCAGATGCCTGATAGCCAAGTACTTCCTCAGCAGTCTTTTAATTCTTATGCGGGCTATCAAAATGTTGACACTACTTTAGAGTTTCCAGTGACTTTTAATAACAATTTTCCACCTATCTTTCCAGAAAATGGAAATATTGCAGAGCATGATTTGAATCAATCATAA